Proteins encoded in a region of the Cyclopterus lumpus isolate fCycLum1 chromosome 23, fCycLum1.pri, whole genome shotgun sequence genome:
- the ascl1a gene encoding achaete-scute homolog 1a gives MDFTAKMEISVSHQQQLLPPACFFSSAAVQSVQLSPSGSSQGSGTSGSKQPKRQRSSSPELLRCKRRLNFAGFGYSLPPQQPHAVARRNERERNRVKLVNNGFATLREHVPNGAANKKMSKVETLRSAVEYIRALQQLLDEHDAVSAVFQSGVLSPSMSQGYSADMNSMAGSPVSSYSSDEGSYDPLSPEEQELLDFTNWF, from the coding sequence atgGACTTCACAGCCAAGATGGAAATTAGCGTCagccaccagcagcagctgctgccgcCCGcgtgcttcttctcctccgcgGCGGTGCAGAGCGTCCAGCTGAGCCCGAGCGGCAGCAGCCAGGGCAGCGGCACGTCGGGCTCCAAGCAGCCCAAGCGGCAGCGCTCCTCCTCCCCGGAGCTGCTGCGCTGCAAGCGCCGGCTGAACTTCGCCGGCTTCGGCTACAGCCTCCCGCCGCAGCAGCCGCACGCGGTGGCCCGCAGGAACGAGAGGGAGCGCAACCGGGTGAAGCTGGTCAACAACGGCTTCGCCACCTTGCGCGAGCACGTGCCCAACGGCGCCGCCAACAAGAAGATGAGCAAAGTGGAGACGCTGCGCTCGGCCGTGGAGTACATACGCgccctgcagcagctgctggacgAACACGACGCGGTGAGCGCGGTGTTCCAGTCCGGCGTCCTGTCGCCCAGCATGTCGCAGGGATACTCCGCGGACATGAACTCCATGGCCGGCTCCCCGGTGTCCTCGTACTCGTCCGACGAGGGCTCCTACGACCCCctcagcccggaggagcaggagctgctGGACTTCACCAACTGGTTCTGA
- the itfg2 gene encoding KICSTOR complex protein ITFG2 isoform X2, with product MRSLNYVQRVSLDFTGTLFPHAICLGDADNDSLNELVVGDTNGKLLVYKNDDSKPWVTRTCVGMLTCVAVGDVCNKGKNFVVAVGAEGWFHLFDLTAVAAASKADSSSQHEFTSSEDQKPLFTQHIPANTKVILISDIDGDGRSELVVGYTDRVVRAFRWEEPADGAEPGSGQLVLLKKWLLEGQVDSLSVNPGPEGLPELMVSQPGCGYAILLCSWTQQDSSGSGEEAPATPGSEGPSRDVVLHLTTGRIHNKNVSTHLIGSISKGSKEESSTCGLFALCTLDGTLKLMDSSEQLLWSVQVDHQLFALQKLDVTGDGREEVVACAWDGQTYIIDHNRTVVRFQFDENVNAFCAGQYTCKEGKNSPCLVYVSFNHKIYIYWKVELERMESTNMLRVLEEKPEFSSHLKALGVDTDDPAAVRALVTNVLYKDSQT from the exons ATGCGGTCCTTAAACTACGTTCAACGAGTCAGTTTGGATTTCACAGGAACTCTGTTCCCTCACGCGATCTGTCTGGGGGACGCGGACAACGACTCG CTCAACGAGCTGGTGGTGGGCGACACCAACGGGAAGCTGCTGGTCTACAAGAACGACGACTCCAAACCCTGGGTCACGAGGACCTGCGTGGGCATG CTGACTTGCGTCGCAGTCGGAGACGTCTGCAACAAAGGAAAG AACTTCGTGGTCGCCGTGGGCGCCGAGGGCTGGTTTCACCTCTTCGACTTGACAGCCGTCGCCGCCGCCAGCAAAGCGGATTCCTCCAGCCAGCACGAGTTCACGTCCTCGGAGGACCAGAAGCCGCTCTTCACCCAACACATCCCGGCCAACACCAAAGTCATCCTCATCAGCGACATCG ACGGCGACGGCCGCAGCGAGCTGGTGGTCGGCTACACGGACCGGGTGGTGCGAGCGTTCCGCTGGGAGGAGCCGGCCGACGGCGCCGAGCCCGGATCCGGACAGCTGGTCCTGCTGAAGAAGTGGCTTCTGGAGGGCCAG GTGGACAGCCTGTCGGTGAACCCGGGTCCAGAGGGTCTTCCGGAGCTGATGGTGTCTCAGCCCGGCTGTGGCTACGCCATCCTGCTGTGTTCCTGGACTCAACAGGACTCCAGCGGCTCCGGAGAAGAAGCCCCGGCCACCCCCGGGAG CGAGGGGCCTTCCAGAGATGTAGTTCTCCACCTGACCACCGGGCGGATACACAACAAGAACGTTTCCACTCATCTCATCGGCAGCATCAGCAAag GCTCCAAAGAGGAATCGTCTACATGTGGCCTGTTTGCTCTCTGCACTCTAGACG GCACGCTGAAGTTGATGGACAGCTCGGAGCAGCTGCTGTGGTCCGTGCAGGTGGACCATCAGCTGTTTGCGCTGCAGAAGCTCGACGTTACC GGAGACGGCAGAGAGGAGGTGGTGGCGTGCGCCTGGGACGGTCAAACCTACATCATTGACCACAATCGGACGGTCGTGCGCTTCCAGTTCGATGAGAACGTCAACGCCTTCTGTGCAG gtCAGTACACGTGTAAGGAGGGTAAGAACAGCCCCTGTCTGGTGTACGTCAGCTTCAATCACAAAATCTACATCTACTGGAAGGTGGAGCTGGAGCGCATGGAGTCCACCAACATGTTACGGGTCCTGGAGGAGAAGCCCGAGTTCAGCAGCCACCTGAAGGCGCTGGGAGTCG